From a single Endozoicomonas euniceicola genomic region:
- a CDS encoding Mu transposase C-terminal domain-containing protein, which translates to MKAILTSGMQFHYNDRLCEVISWSSRIVLVLDLLSKAEIRLPEREILEGIEKGKIKIINEDAVDNKRLQPNSKDLQAYDKEKVKKAELKYNMIKALENNGISSITKSTQEEINSIAKSLNTPPPSWRTVCRWKKMYIESGRSIRSLIDLYENCGGYERKKPELQEIIGNVINDVYLTQERISLSETHRQLKTIIKEYNQKNGTSLTIPSYSTLQREVNRIPPYEIKKRREGIRKAKEEFRETKFNQPPERVLQRAEADHTTLDYFLLDDKTLLPMGRPYITVILDKFSRVPLGLCISFYEGSYLTVAKALKSALLPKMYIKEQFPNLKSNFPYYGKMQELTVDNAREFWSDDLKMACLDLDININYARVKRGWEKGSIENYFRRQNARLIENIEGKTFSNIFKKDEYDSAKHSVMTFNEFICVFYKWLFDIYPYEEIRVRNGGVIVPHKVWVSSINDVPRVIFSKESLDIILGKTEWRMLKVGGIQVDYIKYDSKELSEYRAKYQNNEQVLIKYNPEDMGLIFVLNKASEEYFSVPAIDQDYADGLTYWQHKIIRRYAKEKMKLSNREAEDLHAAKVELNLTIKSIIENKAKGKKKISKKIAKFQNISTNEGRKKTKNKKTEKKAKTQSLPIKRKLRNFDDEN; encoded by the coding sequence ATGAAAGCGATATTAACATCTGGAATGCAGTTCCATTATAATGATAGGCTCTGTGAGGTTATCTCATGGAGTAGCAGAATAGTTCTTGTTTTAGATCTTCTTTCAAAGGCAGAGATAAGGTTACCCGAGAGAGAGATTCTAGAAGGTATTGAAAAAGGCAAAATCAAAATTATTAATGAAGATGCTGTTGACAACAAAAGACTTCAACCGAATAGTAAAGATTTACAGGCTTATGATAAAGAAAAAGTCAAAAAAGCTGAGCTTAAGTACAATATGATTAAGGCATTGGAAAATAATGGAATATCGTCTATCACTAAAAGCACTCAAGAAGAAATAAATAGTATAGCTAAATCCTTGAATACACCCCCCCCATCATGGAGAACGGTTTGTCGCTGGAAAAAGATGTATATTGAAAGTGGGAGGAGCATTAGAAGTTTAATTGATTTATATGAAAACTGCGGGGGATATGAAAGGAAAAAACCGGAGTTGCAAGAAATTATTGGTAATGTCATTAATGATGTCTACCTGACACAAGAAAGAATAAGTCTAAGTGAAACACATAGACAGCTAAAAACGATAATAAAAGAATATAATCAAAAAAATGGCACTTCTTTAACCATACCGTCCTACTCTACATTACAGAGGGAGGTAAATAGAATACCTCCCTATGAAATTAAAAAAAGAAGGGAGGGTATTAGAAAGGCTAAAGAAGAATTTAGAGAAACGAAATTTAATCAACCTCCAGAGAGAGTATTGCAACGGGCTGAGGCTGATCATACTACGCTAGATTATTTTCTATTAGATGATAAAACACTCTTGCCTATGGGTAGACCTTACATAACCGTAATTCTTGATAAATTTTCAAGGGTGCCACTTGGTTTATGCATATCATTTTATGAAGGTAGCTATCTTACTGTGGCAAAAGCTTTAAAGAGTGCGCTATTACCTAAAATGTATATAAAAGAGCAGTTTCCAAACTTAAAAAGTAATTTTCCCTATTATGGAAAAATGCAAGAGCTAACAGTAGATAATGCTAGAGAGTTTTGGTCTGATGATTTAAAGATGGCATGTTTGGATTTAGATATCAATATTAATTACGCAAGAGTTAAGAGAGGCTGGGAGAAAGGAAGTATTGAAAACTACTTTCGTCGGCAAAATGCTAGATTGATTGAAAATATCGAGGGGAAAACTTTTTCAAATATTTTTAAGAAAGATGAGTACGATTCTGCCAAGCATTCAGTAATGACATTTAATGAATTTATATGCGTATTTTACAAATGGCTTTTTGATATCTATCCGTATGAAGAGATAAGGGTGAGGAATGGAGGAGTAATTGTTCCTCATAAAGTTTGGGTTAGTAGTATAAATGATGTTCCAAGAGTGATTTTTTCAAAAGAAAGCCTTGATATTATTCTTGGTAAAACTGAATGGAGGATGCTGAAAGTCGGTGGAATTCAAGTTGATTATATCAAATATGATTCTAAAGAATTAAGTGAATATAGGGCAAAGTATCAAAACAACGAACAAGTTCTCATAAAATATAATCCTGAGGATATGGGGCTTATTTTTGTTCTTAATAAAGCTAGTGAAGAGTACTTTTCTGTTCCTGCTATTGATCAAGATTATGCGGATGGGCTAACTTACTGGCAGCATAAAATAATAAGGCGCTATGCAAAGGAAAAAATGAAACTCTCAAATCGAGAAGCTGAAGACCTCCATGCTGCCAAAGTAGAGCTTAACCTTACTATAAAATCTATCATAGAAAATAAGGCTAAAGGTAAGAAGAAAATTTCAAAAAAAATTGCTAAATTTCAAAATATTTCAACCAATGAAGGAAGAAAAAAAACAAAGAACAAAAAAACAGAAAAAAAAGCAAAGACACAAAGCTTGCCAATAAAGAGGAAGCTTAGGAATTTTGATGATGAAAATTAA
- a CDS encoding TniQ family protein: protein MVRVVYQWLKVMLNQLAFLSKPKLNSDETLESYILRVSISNAIPMQQLMQLICFDNQEEIVGSIPAFEYFNLFHSKTVNDNRYNGLTSLSHRLGMNSRSLRAVVIQRSSKKYSNNLASLSYKRINIPLLLFRKKLIPVCPRCLNDSEYIRLSWHIDLVKCCNEHKNYLLHYCPQCKSGLSYISRQNISLCSCGYDLKNAAITSLPSNDYSDFLLRISSLVSSSIKSGKSLPNKYFSSVGGDLHRILSFAVFFYSYINEKKHVEEDRLAKFFYYFITDWPESFKRYLSERKKKGFVHLIKCSNKTGFNEIFGTLLLDAQNLPDNSIGNNIILSEILSFLSEEIEKDRQGKGRNKLSNLLLTRQEAAIVLGVSINYVSKLTAEGYLSLAHKKLEAYIPIYSLGEVLAISNGNFR, encoded by the coding sequence TTGGTAAGAGTTGTATATCAATGGTTAAAAGTTATGTTGAATCAATTAGCATTTTTAAGTAAGCCTAAACTAAATTCTGATGAAACATTAGAAAGCTATATTTTGAGAGTTTCCATTTCAAATGCAATCCCTATGCAACAATTAATGCAGCTCATATGTTTTGATAATCAAGAAGAAATAGTAGGTTCGATACCTGCTTTTGAGTACTTCAATCTATTCCATTCAAAAACTGTTAACGATAATAGATATAACGGCCTTACTTCATTGTCTCATAGATTAGGCATGAATAGTAGAAGTTTAAGGGCTGTTGTGATTCAAAGGTCATCTAAAAAATACTCTAACAATCTGGCATCTTTATCTTATAAGAGAATAAATATACCATTACTGCTTTTTAGAAAAAAATTAATTCCAGTATGTCCACGCTGCTTAAATGACTCGGAATATATAAGATTATCTTGGCATATTGATTTGGTTAAATGTTGTAATGAACATAAAAATTATTTGTTGCATTATTGTCCTCAGTGCAAATCAGGCTTGTCTTATATTTCCAGACAGAATATATCATTATGCTCTTGTGGCTATGATTTAAAAAATGCAGCTATAACAAGTTTACCTAGCAATGACTATAGTGATTTTTTATTAAGAATTTCATCATTAGTATCTTCCTCTATAAAATCTGGAAAATCATTACCTAACAAATATTTTTCATCTGTCGGGGGTGATCTTCATCGTATTTTATCGTTTGCTGTATTTTTTTATAGTTATATCAATGAAAAAAAACATGTAGAAGAAGACCGGCTTGCTAAGTTTTTTTATTATTTCATCACAGATTGGCCTGAAAGTTTTAAGAGGTACTTGTCCGAGCGGAAGAAAAAAGGCTTTGTGCATTTAATTAAGTGCTCAAACAAAACAGGATTTAATGAAATTTTCGGAACATTACTTCTTGATGCTCAAAATCTTCCAGATAATTCTATTGGCAATAACATAATACTTAGTGAAATTTTAAGCTTCTTAAGTGAAGAAATTGAAAAAGACCGCCAAGGTAAAGGAAGGAATAAATTATCAAACCTATTACTGACAAGACAAGAAGCGGCAATTGTTTTAGGCGTAAGTATAAATTATGTCTCAAAATTGACTGCTGAAGGGTATCTGTCTCTAGCTCATAAAAAGCTAGAAGCATACATACCAATTTATTCACTGGGAGAGGTGCTCGCTATTTCGAATGGTAATTTCAGATAA
- a CDS encoding TniB family NTP-binding protein, whose product MMKIKQKLFSEIYQDCYVKHDKVVSVEKLIQFCFDSFDGITEPTCLLLIGDSGLGKSLIAKEFHKKYPDYDLKLKDVVNTVKPIVRFSLPSNAKRYEAIRAFLREIGDPRWDSGDSFDLKNDRLIHYLVNICKTQLIFIDEFHHLTQSFSTSQVVNTGEWLKLLIKETNIPIVGLGMPWAQRIQTTNKQIGSIFTMVEELFPFRIDNTGDLDTYCGFLNTVAIRAGKRHSIKSECLVNPEVLLPLFIASEGSPKLLMKLIANAFCLSDRKELKLIDFNKAFRFVFASSKNNPFVSNYKELSAHQVESNPYLDLSRKQIMQPSVKIINIRDVFNLGRSEGFW is encoded by the coding sequence ATGATGAAAATTAAACAAAAGCTTTTTAGTGAAATTTATCAGGACTGCTATGTTAAGCATGACAAGGTTGTTTCTGTTGAGAAGCTAATACAGTTCTGTTTTGATAGCTTTGACGGTATTACTGAGCCAACATGTTTATTGCTCATAGGTGATAGTGGGTTAGGCAAATCTTTAATAGCAAAAGAGTTCCATAAAAAATATCCAGACTATGATCTTAAGCTTAAAGATGTAGTCAATACTGTAAAACCAATTGTCAGATTTTCATTGCCATCGAACGCTAAAAGGTATGAGGCAATTAGAGCATTTCTGAGAGAGATCGGTGATCCACGTTGGGACTCTGGGGATTCTTTTGATTTAAAAAATGATAGGTTAATTCACTATCTAGTCAATATCTGCAAAACGCAGCTGATTTTCATTGATGAGTTCCACCATTTGACTCAATCATTTTCTACATCTCAAGTTGTTAATACAGGAGAATGGCTAAAACTTCTAATTAAAGAAACAAATATACCCATCGTTGGTTTGGGTATGCCTTGGGCACAACGAATTCAAACCACCAATAAGCAGATTGGTTCAATATTTACTATGGTAGAAGAGTTATTTCCATTCAGAATAGATAATACTGGTGATTTAGATACCTACTGTGGTTTTTTGAATACAGTAGCTATTCGGGCAGGAAAAAGACATTCCATAAAATCCGAGTGTCTTGTTAATCCTGAAGTACTATTGCCTCTATTTATAGCCAGTGAAGGCTCACCAAAACTACTTATGAAGTTGATTGCAAATGCTTTTTGCTTGTCTGATAGAAAGGAGTTGAAATTAATAGACTTCAATAAAGCCTTTAGGTTTGTTTTTGCCTCATCAAAAAACAACCCTTTCGTATCAAATTATAAGGAACTTTCTGCTCACCAAGTTGAATCAAACCCTTATTTAGATTTATCTAGGAAACAAATAATGCAACCATCTGTTAAAATCATTAACATAAGGGATGTGTTTAATTTAGGAAGGTCAGAGGGTTTTTGGTAA
- the cas6f gene encoding type I-F CRISPR-associated endoribonuclease Cas6/Csy4: MKILHLNIISRDAEPRFLMGYILQQAHPVIANDGDSKIGTIFPDWNIETPGRCLAFYGKKAILNKILQQNYFKEMIDLNILEAVIVEAPMGDFPKVRFIRNQKITGNTPNAIKRKVRRIISRQIQRGEIDNESQYRPRLDQNLGDFPDTFYHILYLDSSSTQQNMPLCIQLESINEGESKLCMERNTFDHYGFSSLSKHRGVVPMVSPFF; encoded by the coding sequence ATGAAAATCCTTCATTTAAACATAATTTCCAGAGATGCTGAACCAAGATTTCTTATGGGGTATATTCTGCAACAGGCACATCCTGTTATTGCAAATGATGGTGATAGTAAAATTGGAACTATTTTCCCTGATTGGAATATAGAAACGCCGGGGAGGTGCCTAGCTTTCTATGGAAAAAAAGCGATTCTGAATAAAATATTGCAACAGAATTATTTTAAAGAAATGATCGACTTGAATATTCTTGAGGCTGTAATCGTGGAAGCTCCAATGGGTGATTTTCCAAAAGTAAGATTTATTAGAAATCAAAAAATAACAGGTAATACGCCCAATGCAATTAAGCGTAAGGTACGACGAATTATAAGCCGCCAGATCCAAAGAGGAGAAATTGATAACGAAAGCCAGTATCGCCCAAGATTGGATCAGAATCTAGGTGATTTTCCTGATACTTTTTATCACATACTTTATCTGGACAGCAGCAGTACCCAGCAGAATATGCCCCTATGTATTCAGCTAGAGTCCATTAATGAAGGAGAGAGTAAACTATGCATGGAAAGAAATACTTTTGATCATTATGGTTTTTCATCTCTATCAAAACACAGAGGAGTTGTTCCAATGGTTTCACCATTTTTTTAA
- a CDS encoding type I-F CRISPR-associated protein Cas7f/Csy3, whose product MILPTFLSYSRSSAPSAALMFAEKYDGQIAPLEIHTLRGRGAKCDYSAGHGEQDTDLGQWMPLAQDICQLPHNAPRLRIIFSLKYLPNSLTPNSCNSLDWIRRLEQLSKQYALRGGYLYQAHCQMDALFQGLPFWRNNDSEAMSITITNISDKILPPYRFGNLPCEANYLADTDKAQFDSLVSNIARALTGQRKILRLRISASLQKDILEEIHPSEEFVQKFPDWLKEKHHQQKKYQKSRYYAFYRLGDIRQAMLNSTKISAGLRWDLWNNSKDIVPVSVYGLNTRTHQALRGRGSNQDFYSLLRKVESFNKTLNEFNGNMLSEENINKFGDIHFVMANLIKGGVYSRDSSKNKKQNSLNSSEEKLMLTNP is encoded by the coding sequence ATGATTCTTCCAACGTTTTTGAGCTATTCGAGATCATCAGCACCATCAGCAGCGTTGATGTTTGCAGAAAAGTACGATGGTCAAATAGCCCCTCTTGAGATCCATACACTACGTGGTCGAGGGGCTAAATGTGATTACAGCGCTGGACATGGAGAACAAGATACTGATTTAGGGCAGTGGATGCCACTGGCACAGGATATATGCCAGCTCCCTCACAATGCTCCCCGACTGAGAATAATTTTTTCACTTAAATATCTACCAAACTCCCTAACTCCCAACTCATGTAACAGTCTCGATTGGATAAGACGGCTAGAACAGTTAAGTAAACAATATGCACTTCGGGGCGGATACCTCTATCAAGCCCATTGTCAAATGGATGCTTTATTTCAGGGTCTGCCTTTTTGGAGAAATAATGACTCTGAAGCAATGTCAATTACAATTACAAACATCAGTGACAAAATACTCCCGCCCTATAGATTTGGTAATCTTCCATGCGAAGCAAATTATTTGGCGGACACTGACAAGGCGCAGTTTGACAGTTTAGTATCTAACATTGCAAGAGCCCTGACTGGGCAGCGTAAAATATTGCGCCTACGTATCAGTGCTTCACTTCAGAAAGATATACTTGAAGAGATTCATCCAAGTGAAGAATTTGTACAAAAGTTTCCTGACTGGCTTAAAGAAAAACACCATCAGCAGAAAAAATATCAAAAATCCAGATACTATGCTTTTTACCGTCTAGGAGATATTCGACAAGCGATGCTTAATTCGACCAAAATATCTGCTGGACTAAGATGGGATCTTTGGAATAATTCAAAAGATATTGTCCCTGTGAGTGTTTATGGTCTGAATACAAGAACCCATCAGGCTTTGCGTGGAAGAGGAAGCAATCAAGATTTTTATTCCTTATTACGTAAGGTTGAGAGTTTCAATAAAACACTCAATGAGTTCAATGGAAATATGTTGTCTGAAGAAAATATAAATAAATTTGGTGATATTCACTTTGTTATGGCAAATCTTATTAAGGGAGGTGTTTATAGTAGGGATAGTTCAAAAAATAAAAAGCAAAATTCATTAAATAGCTCTGAAGAAAAATTAATGTTGACCAATCCATAG
- a CDS encoding type I-F CRISPR-associated protein Csy2, protein MNHNAQFETSLLKPVSDITGHESEFLIQIINQSAKTNGQSSKQAFLLATKLLKDKRFIIKCCKSLSGFLTHNPKIFDAKVKGWVFADLPEFIGDSPYLYSDTILHHHYYDNSGSAEYSSSRIFLCTEFIYKDCHTTLYHEFLAENSGIIDILMSMGLSVENKQLIKSACQSHKQNPFPEVVPAYQIQVLIPYALEEQQYISISPCSSSYVQGAVHDFFIDKGITNLNKKIHNVPRPQNMGTLAYSARGAIAVLSPKINLERKQTPLKQALATLHSGDSLLSADFKNFNFMLKINKMADFLTNRYDAINLKSSEKAHILSRLQRQVSAMFSHLDALRKAYQCNQVTLEDIEKLKSSQKNYVIRKKLSSDEMHTIWKESVTEIQKQLLKNNQNNNLIYHPALVLYISYSVKIHLKPLYQGNLEIAKPELPVWKSKAKGQQTLEQNQPCYLYIPNLKVFNAHADNSPYTTGLPAITALVGYVDRLRRNLIESTDMDIGKTNVSWWLHSFQTITGIKKHEPARWNLKTRHPLSDVVSRNFCHLSFDLVLECSNKLNNFNDLCQLPECLPTKFASGDVVLADEDPSQNCVSVKPMVFPALDELVLYLKSTAVSRWLVLDHSSHFPRMSENILSDFSCEFSRHLTNNYVSQLSLSGVGYKLLESPMIREGSRLKNHAYAETVVGMQQLLKLDAITISQVPLLPIFWSYTATKRLVLCKAFKSDS, encoded by the coding sequence ATGAACCATAATGCTCAATTTGAAACATCCTTATTAAAACCTGTATCAGATATAACAGGGCATGAAAGTGAGTTTTTAATTCAGATAATTAATCAGTCAGCTAAAACTAATGGACAATCTTCCAAACAAGCATTTTTATTAGCCACAAAACTCCTCAAAGATAAAAGGTTTATAATCAAATGCTGTAAATCACTATCTGGATTTCTCACTCATAACCCAAAAATATTTGACGCAAAAGTTAAAGGCTGGGTCTTCGCAGATTTACCTGAATTTATCGGAGATTCTCCATACCTATATAGTGACACAATTTTACATCATCACTATTACGATAATTCTGGGAGTGCCGAATATTCAAGCAGTCGAATTTTCCTGTGTACAGAATTCATCTATAAAGATTGTCACACAACTCTCTATCATGAGTTTCTGGCAGAAAATTCTGGAATTATAGATATTTTAATGTCTATGGGTTTAAGTGTGGAGAATAAGCAATTAATAAAGTCTGCATGTCAGAGCCACAAGCAAAATCCATTTCCTGAAGTTGTTCCCGCTTATCAAATCCAAGTTTTAATTCCTTATGCGCTTGAAGAACAACAATATATTTCGATATCTCCATGCTCTTCAAGCTATGTTCAAGGAGCTGTACATGATTTTTTTATAGATAAGGGAATAACCAATCTTAATAAAAAAATTCATAATGTTCCTAGACCTCAAAATATGGGTACTTTAGCTTACAGCGCCAGAGGCGCTATCGCTGTATTGTCGCCCAAAATTAATCTTGAAAGAAAGCAAACACCATTAAAACAAGCTTTAGCTACGTTACATAGTGGAGATAGCTTACTATCAGCTGACTTTAAAAACTTCAACTTCATGCTAAAGATTAATAAAATGGCGGATTTTTTAACTAATCGTTATGATGCTATCAATTTGAAATCATCAGAAAAAGCTCACATTTTATCTAGATTGCAGCGGCAAGTATCGGCGATGTTTTCCCATCTCGATGCGCTTCGAAAAGCTTATCAATGTAACCAAGTCACACTGGAAGACATTGAAAAACTGAAATCATCCCAGAAGAATTATGTAATAAGGAAAAAGTTATCGTCAGATGAAATGCATACAATCTGGAAAGAGTCAGTTACTGAAATTCAGAAACAATTGTTAAAAAATAATCAGAACAATAACTTAATTTATCATCCTGCGTTAGTTCTATATATCAGTTATTCAGTAAAGATCCATTTGAAGCCTCTATATCAAGGTAATTTAGAGATAGCTAAACCCGAACTTCCTGTTTGGAAAAGCAAAGCAAAAGGTCAACAGACACTGGAGCAAAATCAACCATGTTATTTGTATATTCCAAATCTCAAAGTTTTTAATGCCCATGCTGATAACTCCCCATATACAACAGGACTCCCAGCCATAACAGCGCTTGTTGGTTATGTAGACAGGCTAAGACGAAACCTGATCGAAAGCACTGACATGGATATTGGCAAAACCAATGTTTCATGGTGGCTACATAGCTTTCAAACCATTACAGGGATAAAAAAACACGAGCCTGCTCGCTGGAATCTGAAAACTAGGCATCCCTTATCAGACGTTGTAAGCCGTAATTTTTGTCACCTATCTTTTGATCTTGTGCTGGAATGTAGCAATAAATTAAATAATTTTAATGATCTATGTCAGCTTCCGGAATGTTTACCTACAAAATTTGCTTCTGGTGATGTTGTTCTGGCAGATGAAGATCCATCACAGAATTGTGTGTCAGTGAAACCAATGGTTTTCCCGGCTTTAGACGAACTTGTATTGTATTTGAAATCAACAGCTGTGAGCCGCTGGTTAGTACTGGATCACTCTTCACATTTTCCTCGAATGAGTGAGAATATTTTAAGCGATTTTTCATGTGAATTTAGTCGTCATCTGACCAACAATTATGTTTCTCAACTATCATTGTCTGGTGTTGGCTATAAACTCTTGGAGTCCCCAATGATCAGAGAGGGTAGCAGGCTCAAAAATCATGCCTATGCTGAAACAGTAGTGGGTATGCAGCAGTTGTTAAAGCTTGATGCGATTACAATCAGCCAAGTTCCATTGCTACCAATATTCTGGTCTTATACTGCTACAAAAAGATTAGTTTTATGCAAAGCCTTTAAGTCGGATTCATAA
- the parE gene encoding DNA topoisomerase IV subunit B, whose translation MRNEYTAEAIEVLSGLDPVRKRPGMYTDTTRPNHLAQEIIDNSVDEALAGFASKIKVILHKDNSLEVIDDGRGMPTDIHPEHGISGIELILTRLHAGGKFSNKNYQFSGGLHGVGVSVVNALSTVLEVTVRRDAKVSLITFKDGFKDKDLHDIDTCGRRNTGTTVRFWPDAQYFDSPKFSVSRLMHVLRAKAVLCPGLRVEFVDHHAGDTTEWYYEDGLKDYLRGTTHEYPTLPSEPFTGSLKGDKEAVDWAVQWLPEGGTLLTESYVNLIPTPLGGTHVNGLRTGLLEAIREFCEFRNLLPRGVKLGPDDIWENCAFVLSAKLADPQFSGQTKERLSSRECAAFVSGVAKDAFSLWLNQHTAEGEQLAELCISNAQKRMRKSKKVARKKVTQGPALPGKLADCASQDINYTELFLVEGDSAGGSAKQARDREYQAILPLRGKILNTWEVDSSEVLGSQEIHDISVALGVDPGSEQLDGLRYGKICILADADSDGLHIATLLCALFVQHFRPLVERGHIYVAMPPLYRIDVAKEVFYALDEDEKEGVLERIRAEKKRGKVNVQRFKGLGEMNPLQLRETTMSADTRRLVQLSLDDDIAETTQRMDMLLAKKRSSDRKQWLESKGDLVEIS comes from the coding sequence ATGCGTAACGAATACACCGCAGAAGCCATTGAGGTTCTCAGTGGTCTGGACCCGGTCCGTAAACGTCCGGGCATGTACACCGATACGACCCGACCCAACCATCTGGCCCAGGAGATTATCGACAACAGTGTCGATGAGGCTCTGGCTGGCTTTGCCAGCAAAATCAAAGTGATTTTGCACAAAGACAACTCTCTGGAAGTCATCGACGACGGTCGGGGTATGCCAACAGACATTCATCCTGAACACGGTATTTCAGGTATTGAATTGATTCTGACCCGTCTGCACGCCGGTGGTAAATTCTCCAACAAGAATTACCAGTTCTCTGGTGGTCTGCATGGCGTGGGTGTCTCTGTCGTCAACGCGCTTTCCACGGTTCTGGAAGTGACCGTTCGCCGGGATGCCAAAGTATCCCTGATCACCTTTAAAGACGGTTTTAAAGATAAAGACCTGCATGACATCGACACCTGTGGCCGTCGTAATACCGGAACAACCGTTCGTTTCTGGCCGGATGCCCAGTACTTTGATTCACCAAAGTTTTCTGTTTCCCGACTGATGCATGTACTCCGTGCCAAAGCGGTATTGTGTCCGGGATTACGGGTTGAGTTTGTTGATCATCACGCTGGCGATACCACCGAATGGTATTACGAAGACGGTTTGAAGGATTACCTGAGAGGCACTACCCATGAGTACCCAACCCTGCCTTCTGAACCTTTTACCGGTTCACTGAAAGGTGATAAAGAAGCCGTTGACTGGGCCGTTCAGTGGCTGCCGGAAGGTGGCACCCTGTTGACCGAAAGTTACGTAAACCTGATTCCAACCCCTCTGGGGGGGACTCATGTCAACGGTTTGCGAACCGGTTTGCTGGAGGCCATCCGTGAATTCTGTGAATTCCGTAACCTGTTGCCCCGCGGCGTAAAACTGGGGCCAGACGATATCTGGGAAAACTGTGCCTTTGTATTGTCTGCCAAGCTGGCTGACCCACAGTTTTCTGGTCAGACCAAGGAGCGCCTGTCTTCCCGTGAATGCGCCGCCTTTGTTTCCGGCGTTGCCAAAGACGCTTTCAGCCTGTGGCTGAACCAGCACACCGCTGAAGGCGAACAGCTGGCAGAACTGTGCATTAGCAATGCCCAGAAGCGCATGCGGAAGTCCAAAAAAGTGGCACGTAAAAAAGTCACTCAAGGCCCTGCCCTGCCCGGTAAACTGGCAGACTGTGCCAGTCAGGACATTAACTACACTGAACTGTTCCTGGTTGAAGGTGACTCGGCGGGTGGCTCAGCCAAACAGGCGCGTGACCGGGAGTATCAGGCGATACTGCCCCTGCGCGGTAAAATTCTGAACACCTGGGAAGTGGATTCCAGTGAGGTTCTGGGCTCTCAGGAAATACACGACATATCGGTAGCTCTGGGCGTCGATCCGGGTTCTGAGCAGCTGGACGGTTTACGCTACGGCAAAATCTGTATCCTTGCCGATGCGGACTCCGACGGTTTGCACATTGCCACTCTGCTCTGCGCCCTGTTTGTTCAGCACTTCCGCCCGCTGGTCGAGCGCGGTCACATTTATGTGGCTATGCCGCCGTTGTATCGCATCGATGTTGCCAAAGAAGTTTTCTATGCCCTGGATGAAGATGAGAAAGAAGGTGTTCTCGAACGCATCAGGGCTGAAAAGAAACGTGGCAAAGTTAACGTTCAGCGCTTTAAGGGACTGGGTGAAATGAATCCGCTGCAACTGCGTGAAACCACCATGTCTGCCGACACTCGTCGTCTGGTTCAGTTGTCACTGGATGACGATATTGCAGAAACCACACAGCGAATGGATATGTTGCTGGCTAAAAAGAGATCGTCGGATCGTAAGCAGTGGCTGGAGTCTAAGGGGGATTTGGTGGAAATATCCTGA